Proteins encoded within one genomic window of Prauserella marina:
- a CDS encoding thiamine pyrophosphate-binding protein, whose translation MGQTGARRLVDVLTELDVDVAFGLPGVHNLPIWDAIAASDIRLIGVRHEQAAGYAADGYARTTGKLGVALVTTGPGAANTIGAIGEAKASASPVLLIATDIPSTLRRQGTVRGVLHESSDQQALFAPVTKETFVVDHPDAIGPVVRRAARVAARPQSGPVYVGIPTDFLRAEATDGSASEPTEQFHPVLNEDIDKARAALIAARRPLIWAGGGALRSGAGPAIGQLAEHLAAPIITTFAARGIVPPDHPCRASNPVHTPEVGALWDEADVVLAVGTDFDGLMTQNWLMPQPPTLISVNVDAADAAKNYQPDLLLLGDARQLVERLLAGTPLKEGIDALSRRLDEIEVRVRRRVRKEEPQAAEFLAALAETLPDTSVLVTDMCVAGYWVGGFYRVAAPRKLAYPMGWGTLGFGFPAALGVAAAGKGRAVCITGDGGFLYGCAELATAIQEGLPVTVVIVDDGGYGMLRYDQSLAGLAHNGVDLATPDFVGLAKSFGVYADRVDGFGRAFRRLLREFTRADEPNVLVVNAELRPPLNTSPRWYRQSG comes from the coding sequence GTGGGCCAGACCGGAGCGCGACGACTCGTGGACGTCTTGACGGAACTCGATGTCGATGTCGCCTTCGGCTTACCAGGCGTGCACAACCTGCCCATCTGGGACGCGATCGCGGCTTCGGACATCCGGCTCATCGGGGTCAGGCACGAGCAGGCGGCGGGCTACGCGGCTGATGGTTACGCGAGAACCACCGGAAAGCTCGGCGTCGCGCTCGTCACAACGGGCCCCGGTGCCGCCAACACGATCGGCGCCATCGGGGAGGCCAAGGCGTCCGCTTCCCCGGTGTTGCTCATCGCGACCGACATCCCTTCGACGTTGCGCAGGCAGGGCACCGTGCGCGGGGTGCTGCACGAGTCGAGCGACCAGCAGGCCCTTTTCGCGCCGGTGACCAAGGAGACGTTCGTCGTCGATCATCCCGACGCGATCGGGCCGGTCGTGCGCAGGGCGGCGAGGGTGGCGGCGCGACCGCAGAGCGGACCGGTCTACGTCGGCATTCCCACCGACTTCCTGCGCGCCGAAGCCACCGACGGCAGCGCTTCCGAACCGACGGAGCAGTTCCACCCCGTCCTCAACGAGGACATCGACAAGGCGAGAGCGGCGCTGATCGCGGCGCGGCGCCCGCTGATCTGGGCAGGCGGCGGAGCTCTCCGTTCCGGCGCGGGACCGGCGATCGGCCAGTTGGCCGAACATCTCGCCGCGCCGATCATCACGACGTTCGCCGCGCGAGGCATCGTGCCTCCGGACCATCCGTGCAGGGCCTCGAACCCCGTACACACACCGGAGGTCGGCGCGCTGTGGGACGAAGCCGACGTGGTACTCGCCGTCGGTACCGATTTCGACGGCCTGATGACGCAGAACTGGCTGATGCCGCAACCGCCGACGCTGATATCGGTCAACGTGGACGCCGCCGACGCGGCCAAGAACTACCAGCCCGATCTGCTGCTGCTCGGCGACGCGCGCCAGTTGGTCGAACGATTGTTGGCGGGCACTCCGCTGAAGGAGGGAATCGACGCGCTCAGTCGCAGGCTCGACGAGATCGAGGTCCGGGTTCGCCGCAGGGTGCGCAAGGAGGAGCCGCAGGCAGCCGAGTTTCTCGCCGCTCTCGCCGAGACACTGCCCGACACCTCGGTGCTGGTGACGGACATGTGCGTCGCAGGCTACTGGGTCGGCGGCTTCTACCGGGTCGCGGCGCCGAGAAAGCTCGCCTACCCGATGGGCTGGGGCACGCTGGGCTTCGGTTTCCCCGCCGCGCTGGGTGTCGCCGCGGCGGGGAAAGGGCGCGCGGTGTGCATCACCGGCGACGGCGGTTTCCTTTACGGCTGCGCGGAATTGGCGACGGCCATCCAGGAAGGCCTGCCGGTCACGGTCGTGATCGTCGACGACGGCGGCTACGGCATGTTGCGCTACGACCAGTCGCTGGCAGGACTGGCCCACAACGGAGTCGACCTCGCGACCCCGGATTTCGTCGGCCTCGCGAAGTCGTTCGGTGTCTACGCCGACAGGGTCGACGGTTTCGGAAGGGCGTTTCGCAGGCTGCTGAGGGAGTTCACCCGCGCGGACGAGCCGAATGTGCTCGTCGTCAACGCGGAGCTGCGGCCTCCGCTGAACACATCGCCCCGCTGGTACCGGCAGAGCGGTTGA
- a CDS encoding C45 family autoproteolytic acyltransferase/hydolase, translating to MGIETEVVAGSADDFMLVRHLKVTGNQTEIGRALAEEAYERGGWRPSRADPVKNRARLAWFERYWPQHRARMEGAAAALGTTVEAAQVQLDDVATVPGGSACTATWCAPSATREGHGFLGRNYDFFTVGWSQLFAMISGEPAAEDGSLPAASRPYVITSVPDDAPATTLITMNELDGCMEGVNEHGLAVALLIADMETAGEPSDAGPQVGIGSAQLPRFVLDTCENVEQAQRALLAAKQYDLGTPLHYLIADRHGDAFVWETGPDGSEHIVPADGEALCVTNHLLHRRHDPENPPADNDETVRTYERLETIRDRTKSGPMSAGAVRDALDEVAFDSRNAGAYPVRTLWRTVFDLDERSMATHFYLGDERDGTNRYSEEVVFRLGRHTS from the coding sequence ATGGGGATCGAAACCGAGGTCGTCGCGGGGAGCGCCGACGACTTCATGCTGGTGCGGCACCTGAAGGTCACCGGAAACCAGACCGAGATCGGCAGGGCACTCGCCGAGGAGGCTTACGAGCGTGGCGGCTGGCGGCCGTCGAGGGCGGACCCGGTCAAGAACCGCGCGCGGCTTGCCTGGTTCGAGCGGTACTGGCCACAGCACAGGGCACGGATGGAAGGTGCGGCGGCGGCACTCGGCACGACCGTGGAAGCGGCACAGGTCCAGCTGGACGACGTCGCGACGGTTCCAGGCGGTTCCGCGTGCACGGCGACCTGGTGCGCGCCGTCCGCGACGCGGGAGGGACACGGCTTCCTCGGCCGCAACTACGACTTCTTCACGGTCGGCTGGTCGCAGCTCTTCGCGATGATCTCCGGGGAACCGGCAGCGGAGGACGGCAGCCTGCCTGCCGCCTCACGGCCCTACGTCATCACGAGCGTCCCCGACGACGCGCCGGCGACGACGCTCATCACGATGAACGAACTCGACGGCTGCATGGAGGGCGTCAACGAGCACGGCCTGGCGGTGGCGTTGCTCATCGCCGACATGGAGACAGCTGGCGAGCCATCCGACGCGGGACCGCAGGTCGGCATCGGGTCGGCCCAGCTTCCCCGGTTCGTTCTGGACACGTGCGAGAACGTCGAGCAGGCACAGCGGGCGCTGCTCGCCGCCAAGCAGTACGACCTCGGTACCCCGCTGCACTACCTGATCGCCGACCGGCACGGCGACGCCTTCGTGTGGGAGACGGGACCGGACGGCAGCGAGCACATCGTTCCGGCCGACGGGGAGGCGCTGTGCGTGACGAACCATCTGCTGCACCGGCGGCACGATCCGGAGAACCCTCCCGCCGACAACGACGAGACGGTGCGCACGTACGAGCGGCTGGAGACCATCAGGGACCGCACCAAGTCGGGTCCGATGTCGGCAGGCGCGGTGCGCGACGCGCTCGACGAGGTCGCGTTCGACTCGCGCAACGCGGGCGCGTACCCGGTGCGCACGCTGTGGCGCACGGTGTTCGACCTGGACGAGCGCAGCATGGCGACGCACTTTTACCTCGGTGACGAGCGGGACGGCACCAACCGGTACAGCGAGGAAGTCGTGTTCCGGCTGGGGCGGCACACCTCCTGA
- a CDS encoding AfsR/SARP family transcriptional regulator translates to MEFEVLGPIKVRDGRTVTAPKGRLQRTLLGILLLRASRPVSVDVLTDALWPDSLDPRAAGRLQLHVHRLRGVLGDPDRLRFGSGGYLLDVGEGELDAARMEALFDEADRVALTEPAGCAALVREGLALWQSLPYGGLDVPLLVDESARLTERKLAAVEQLYEAELECGRHALVATELTDLVRHYPLRERLYALLMTALYRSQRQAEALEVYRDVRRRLVAEVGLEPGSELRELERGILRGRPAGVARVPAQLPHDVPSFFGRTAELAELDGVAATGSAQRICVLAGAGGMGKTALAVHWAHRARSRFPSGQLFVDLGGYGQGAPECAEEVLAGFLRALGVAGQAVPKSLAERAARFRTLVDGKRMLLVLDNAHSAEQILPLLPGTASCFVLVTSRDSLAGLTALHGAHRIPVGELAEDAAHELLTELAGEGLASAPHHVEPLTRRCARLPLALRLVAEAIRLRDSTVAEVAAELDSEQGRLDLLEVEGHPQASVRAVFSWSYHRLDEDAALLFRLCGLFPGKETEVLALAALAGISEAETRDLLGLLLAAHLVDEVEGGRYRQHDLLRAYAAELVAEEHTEAERDAALCRLFDYYTLRATRMSMALDPQSRLAVEAADAGTEPAPCTRTQAMDWFEAERSNLVAAVDAAVTAGRREPASAISAALLSYFYLSKHWDDWIRCYRTALVAAEGAADSTAQAVLLNGLGVAYDDIGRFADAIACHGEAVSHYAKADDRKGQAWNLNNLGVVYDNIKCFPEALDCYTRALELFRIMGDERGIGIALNNLGDVYRQSGQYEHASRLLHEALEVQRGGSDGAQRMTLCTLGDLHRDSARMNEAVADYETALEINVELGDRWRAATVLMRLGEALAALGRKSRAEACLREALAVLTEFGDPSAEQVKAKLTVLEAGRTPGLGRAITSVSPLAVGRAVGA, encoded by the coding sequence ATGGAGTTCGAGGTACTGGGTCCCATCAAGGTGCGTGACGGCCGGACGGTGACCGCCCCGAAGGGCAGGCTGCAACGCACGCTGTTGGGGATTTTGCTGCTGAGGGCGAGCCGGCCGGTGAGTGTGGACGTACTCACCGACGCGCTGTGGCCGGATTCCCTCGACCCGCGCGCGGCGGGACGGTTGCAACTTCACGTCCACCGGTTGCGCGGTGTCCTCGGTGATCCGGACCGGTTGCGGTTCGGATCCGGCGGATACCTGCTCGACGTCGGGGAGGGGGAGCTGGACGCCGCGCGGATGGAGGCCCTTTTCGACGAGGCCGACCGCGTCGCGCTCACCGAGCCCGCCGGTTGCGCGGCTCTGGTGAGGGAAGGGCTCGCGCTGTGGCAGTCCCTGCCGTACGGGGGATTGGACGTTCCGCTGCTCGTCGACGAGTCCGCGCGGCTCACCGAGCGCAAACTCGCGGCGGTCGAGCAGTTGTACGAGGCGGAACTGGAATGCGGAAGGCACGCACTCGTCGCGACGGAACTGACCGACCTCGTTCGCCACTACCCACTGCGGGAACGCCTGTACGCGCTGCTGATGACCGCCCTCTACCGGTCGCAGCGGCAGGCTGAGGCGCTTGAGGTCTACCGCGACGTGCGACGGAGGCTGGTGGCCGAAGTCGGCCTCGAACCCGGCTCCGAACTGCGAGAACTGGAACGCGGCATCTTGAGGGGTCGGCCGGCGGGGGTCGCGAGGGTGCCTGCCCAGCTTCCGCACGACGTGCCTAGTTTCTTCGGCAGGACGGCCGAACTCGCCGAACTCGACGGCGTCGCGGCAACCGGCTCCGCGCAACGGATCTGTGTACTTGCCGGTGCCGGAGGGATGGGCAAGACCGCGCTCGCCGTGCACTGGGCACATCGCGCGAGAAGCCGCTTTCCCTCGGGGCAGCTGTTCGTCGATCTCGGTGGTTACGGCCAGGGAGCGCCCGAATGCGCGGAAGAGGTGCTTGCCGGTTTCCTCAGGGCGCTCGGTGTCGCGGGGCAGGCCGTCCCGAAGAGCCTCGCGGAAAGGGCGGCCCGGTTCCGCACGCTCGTCGACGGCAAGCGGATGTTGCTGGTGCTGGACAACGCGCACTCGGCCGAGCAGATTCTTCCGCTGCTTCCCGGTACCGCTTCTTGTTTCGTGCTGGTGACGAGCAGGGATTCGCTCGCAGGGCTGACCGCGTTGCACGGGGCGCACCGGATACCGGTCGGCGAACTCGCCGAGGACGCGGCGCACGAGTTGCTGACCGAACTCGCGGGCGAAGGGCTCGCGAGCGCTCCGCACCACGTCGAGCCGCTCACCCGGCGATGTGCCCGGCTGCCACTGGCACTGCGGCTGGTCGCCGAGGCGATCCGGCTCAGGGACAGCACGGTCGCGGAGGTGGCCGCCGAGCTGGACAGCGAGCAGGGCAGGCTGGACCTGCTTGAGGTCGAAGGGCATCCGCAGGCTTCGGTGAGGGCGGTGTTCTCGTGGTCCTATCACCGGCTCGACGAGGACGCCGCCCTGCTTTTCCGGCTGTGCGGGCTGTTCCCGGGCAAGGAGACCGAGGTGCTGGCGCTCGCCGCGCTCGCGGGCATTTCCGAAGCGGAGACAAGGGACCTGCTCGGTCTTCTCCTCGCCGCTCACCTCGTCGACGAGGTCGAAGGGGGCAGGTACCGGCAGCACGATCTGCTGCGTGCCTATGCGGCGGAACTCGTCGCCGAGGAACACACGGAGGCCGAGCGGGACGCGGCATTGTGCCGCCTTTTCGACTACTACACGCTGCGGGCGACGCGGATGAGCATGGCGCTCGATCCGCAATCCCGCCTCGCGGTGGAGGCGGCAGACGCGGGGACGGAACCGGCTCCCTGCACGAGAACGCAGGCCATGGACTGGTTCGAGGCCGAGCGGAGCAACCTCGTCGCGGCCGTCGACGCGGCGGTGACGGCGGGAAGGCGGGAGCCTGCCTCGGCGATCTCGGCCGCACTGCTTTCGTACTTCTACCTGAGCAAGCACTGGGACGATTGGATCCGCTGCTACCGGACCGCGCTGGTCGCCGCGGAGGGCGCAGCGGACTCGACCGCGCAGGCCGTGCTGCTCAACGGACTCGGTGTCGCTTACGACGACATCGGCAGGTTCGCCGACGCCATCGCCTGCCACGGCGAAGCGGTCTCGCACTACGCCAAGGCCGACGACCGGAAGGGGCAGGCATGGAATCTCAACAACCTCGGCGTCGTGTACGACAACATCAAGTGCTTCCCCGAGGCGCTCGACTGCTACACGCGGGCACTCGAACTGTTCCGGATCATGGGGGACGAGCGGGGAATCGGCATCGCGCTGAACAATCTCGGTGACGTTTACCGGCAGTCCGGTCAGTACGAGCACGCCTCGCGGCTGCTGCACGAGGCGCTGGAGGTGCAGCGCGGCGGTTCGGACGGGGCGCAGCGCATGACGTTGTGCACGCTGGGCGATCTGCATCGCGACAGCGCGAGGATGAACGAAGCGGTCGCCGACTACGAGACCGCACTGGAGATCAACGTCGAGCTCGGCGACCGGTGGCGGGCCGCTACGGTCCTGATGCGACTCGGCGAGGCGTTGGCCGCGCTCGGCAGGAAGAGCAGGGCGGAAGCTTGCCTGCGGGAAGCGCTCGCCGTGCTGACCGAGTTCGGAGATCCCTCCGCCGAGCAGGTGAAGGCGAAGCTCACCGTGCTGGAGGCTGGACGCACCCCCGGGCTCGGCAGGGCGATCACGTCCGTGTCGCCGCTGGCCGTCGGGCGCGCCGTCGGCGCTTGA
- a CDS encoding MFS transporter, with translation MPEQARPLVRLIRWWALFADLVPLYPLYALLFADSGLSEAEISALFALWSVVGVVAEVPTGALADRFSRRSSLVAGGVLQAAGYLLWTAWPGFTAFAAGFVLWGLGATLVSGALEALIYDGLAEVGAQKHFTRVYGQVNALELIAQIPAAGAATVLFVSGGFELVGYASVGMCLLASAIAARLPEPERSQDSEPERGYFTTLRSGVVEAVSTPGVRGVVVVVALLTAVDAIEEYFPLLAHGWNVPASWNPLAVVGIAIAGAAGAAMAGRWATPGARTLAVTLGAGALALGGSGLLAGPAGLAGVALFYGLYRAVLVVGNARLQERIRGEARATVTSVSGLCADLASLVLFGVWALGGLAASVVLVVVVAVALPFGLRRERAPLSPGDHS, from the coding sequence ATACCTGAGCAAGCGCGCCCGCTCGTCCGGCTGATCCGCTGGTGGGCGCTTTTCGCGGACCTCGTCCCGCTGTATCCGCTGTATGCGTTGCTCTTCGCCGACTCCGGCCTTTCCGAAGCGGAGATCTCGGCGTTGTTCGCGCTGTGGTCTGTCGTCGGTGTCGTCGCGGAGGTACCGACCGGTGCGCTGGCCGACCGGTTCTCCCGTCGCTCTTCGCTCGTCGCCGGTGGCGTTCTGCAGGCTGCCGGTTACCTGCTGTGGACGGCGTGGCCGGGTTTCACCGCCTTCGCGGCGGGATTCGTGCTGTGGGGACTCGGTGCCACGCTCGTGTCTGGCGCACTGGAGGCGCTGATTTACGACGGCCTGGCCGAGGTGGGTGCCCAGAAGCACTTCACTCGCGTCTACGGCCAGGTCAACGCGCTGGAGTTGATCGCACAGATTCCCGCTGCCGGAGCCGCGACCGTCCTTTTCGTATCCGGTGGATTCGAACTCGTCGGATACGCCAGTGTCGGCATGTGCCTTCTCGCTTCGGCGATCGCGGCGCGCCTTCCCGAGCCCGAGCGTAGCCAGGACTCCGAACCTGAGCGGGGGTACTTCACGACCCTGCGATCCGGCGTCGTCGAGGCGGTCAGCACTCCAGGGGTCAGGGGCGTCGTCGTTGTCGTTGCGCTGCTGACCGCTGTCGACGCGATTGAGGAGTACTTTCCTCTGCTCGCCCACGGCTGGAATGTTCCGGCGAGCTGGAATCCGCTCGCCGTCGTCGGTATCGCCATCGCCGGTGCGGCCGGAGCGGCGATGGCGGGGCGGTGGGCCACCCCGGGTGCTCGCACGCTCGCGGTGACGCTCGGCGCGGGCGCGCTGGCGCTCGGCGGATCCGGCTTGCTTGCGGGACCAGCAGGGCTGGCCGGTGTTGCCCTGTTCTATGGCCTTTACCGAGCCGTGCTCGTCGTCGGCAACGCACGCCTGCAAGAGCGCATCCGGGGCGAGGCGCGGGCGACGGTCACGTCGGTGTCGGGGCTGTGCGCCGATCTGGCCTCGCTGGTGTTGTTCGGCGTGTGGGCACTTGGCGGGCTTGCCGCCTCGGTGGTGCTCGTCGTCGTTGTCGCCGTCGCGCTGCCGTTCGGCTTGCGGCGGGAACGGGCTCCCCTTTCCCCCGGCGATCATTCGTAG
- a CDS encoding helix-turn-helix domain-containing protein, giving the protein MTVSDQQGWRLRRVGDRVRTLRHARDMSQERLATLAGTARSTIVVLEGGGRNITLGTLFGIADALSVRAAALLDDRTHQTYDGAGATGNTGGTREYP; this is encoded by the coding sequence GTGACGGTGAGCGACCAGCAAGGTTGGCGGCTTCGCCGCGTCGGCGACAGGGTGCGAACCCTGCGCCACGCGCGCGACATGAGCCAGGAAAGGCTCGCGACGTTGGCGGGCACTGCCCGCAGCACGATTGTCGTCCTGGAAGGAGGCGGCAGGAATATCACGCTCGGTACGTTGTTCGGTATCGCCGACGCGTTGTCGGTGAGGGCGGCGGCGTTGCTGGACGACCGTACGCATCAGACCTACGACGGCGCCGGTGCTACCGGAAACACCGGTGGCACAAGGGAATATCCCTAG
- a CDS encoding alpha/beta fold hydrolase, with amino-acid sequence MPLAKAADDTAINYELHGRGQRVLLLLAGQSNNRHWWDCVLPDFAESFLVVTIDYRGTGDSGKPDTDSYSTRGFAEDAMAVLDAIGADRFDVYGTSMGGRVAQWLAADNPGRVNTLVLGCTSPGQSHGVERSPEITRALGQRDKAAVRKALLELMYSPEWLKTHPGPYNTIGDRAMPSYALRRHRKASAAHDSWAVLPSISAPTLVVHGTDDIFNPTANAPLLADRIPGAKLELIEGARHAYFEEYRAIASPLVLDFLLGQP; translated from the coding sequence GTGCCTCTCGCGAAAGCCGCCGACGACACCGCCATCAACTACGAACTGCACGGCCGTGGTCAACGCGTGTTGTTGTTGCTCGCGGGACAATCCAACAACCGGCACTGGTGGGATTGCGTCCTGCCCGACTTCGCGGAGTCCTTTCTGGTCGTCACCATCGATTACAGGGGAACGGGCGACAGCGGGAAACCGGACACGGATTCATACAGCACAAGGGGTTTCGCCGAGGACGCCATGGCTGTGCTCGACGCGATCGGCGCTGACCGCTTCGACGTATACGGAACCTCCATGGGCGGAAGGGTCGCGCAGTGGCTCGCCGCCGACAATCCGGGCAGGGTGAACACACTCGTGCTTGGCTGCACGTCGCCGGGGCAGTCACACGGAGTCGAGCGGAGTCCCGAGATCACGCGCGCGCTCGGCCAGCGGGACAAGGCGGCCGTCCGCAAAGCACTGCTCGAATTGATGTACTCGCCGGAATGGCTGAAGACCCATCCTGGTCCCTACAACACGATCGGCGACAGGGCGATGCCGTCGTATGCCCTCAGGCGCCATCGCAAAGCCAGCGCCGCCCACGACTCCTGGGCGGTACTGCCCTCGATCTCGGCGCCGACACTCGTCGTGCACGGTACCGACGACATCTTCAACCCCACGGCCAACGCGCCATTGCTTGCCGACCGCATCCCCGGTGCGAAACTCGAACTGATCGAAGGGGCTCGGCACGCGTATTTCGAGGAATACCGTGCCATCGCGAGTCCGCTCGTGCTCGATTTCCTGCTCGGACAACCGTAG
- a CDS encoding GNAT family N-acetyltransferase — protein sequence MNSRTTYESVRVAAGTDRDETLAVLRSAFAADPFVGWLFPDPATRDDLQTRFYLPLLSHPRAETTLLGTGEAAAIWLSLAPGQSPFGDIEDAGDTGDTEAAFGDNAARLAIAGEHLAERHPTGSAHHYLAVMGVVPGAQGTGLGSVLLRHGLARADAEGVGSYLEASTAGSRQLYLRHGFADLGEPVHLPDGPTLWPMWREPGTTR from the coding sequence ATGAACTCGCGAACAACGTACGAAAGCGTTCGGGTCGCAGCCGGCACCGACCGGGACGAAACGCTGGCCGTACTCCGCTCTGCCTTCGCAGCCGACCCCTTCGTGGGCTGGTTGTTTCCCGACCCCGCGACGAGGGACGACCTCCAGACGCGGTTCTACCTTCCGCTGCTGAGCCACCCCCGCGCCGAAACGACCCTGCTGGGGACGGGCGAGGCCGCCGCGATCTGGCTGTCGCTCGCGCCGGGCCAGTCCCCCTTCGGGGACATCGAAGACGCGGGAGACACAGGGGACACCGAAGCCGCCTTCGGTGACAACGCGGCACGGCTCGCCATCGCCGGCGAGCACCTTGCCGAAAGGCACCCGACCGGATCCGCGCATCACTACCTCGCCGTCATGGGAGTCGTCCCCGGCGCGCAGGGAACCGGTCTCGGCTCGGTGTTGCTGCGGCACGGCCTCGCCCGTGCCGACGCCGAGGGCGTCGGTTCCTACCTCGAAGCGAGCACGGCAGGCAGCAGGCAGCTGTACCTGCGGCACGGCTTCGCCGACCTCGGCGAGCCCGTTCACCTGCCTGACGGCCCGACGCTGTGGCCCATGTGGCGCGAACCCGGCACCACTCGCTGA
- a CDS encoding GntR family transcriptional regulator, with translation MATSAPPYRRIVDDIQARIEAGELVAGDRLPPIRHTARQWGVAVATATKAMAVLRDQGLVEARVGSGTVVSPIAGARSAARVMPRRPPEPLPGRAGVGRAHIVHAAMRIADSEGLEALSMRRLAAELGIGAMSVYRHVAGKDELVELMADVTFASRPMPEPGPEGWRAKLELCAREQWELCTRHRWLPRVISLTRPLLMPNAMAHTEWALRAIEGLGLSDETRLREVLSLTALVTSLALVESAESEAHQESGKSFDRWWLERESRTDVLFEGGRFPALAAVSGEVVADVAGVFEYALARHLDGFALLVERHAKQNFAR, from the coding sequence ATGGCAACGAGTGCTCCGCCGTATCGCCGGATCGTCGACGACATCCAGGCCCGCATCGAGGCCGGTGAGCTGGTGGCCGGTGACCGGCTCCCGCCCATCCGGCACACCGCGCGGCAGTGGGGCGTGGCCGTCGCCACCGCGACGAAGGCGATGGCCGTGTTGCGCGACCAGGGGCTCGTCGAAGCGAGAGTGGGATCGGGAACCGTGGTGAGTCCCATTGCCGGAGCGCGCTCGGCAGCGCGGGTCATGCCGCGCAGGCCGCCGGAACCGTTGCCGGGCAGAGCGGGGGTAGGCCGCGCGCACATCGTGCACGCGGCGATGCGCATCGCCGACTCCGAAGGGCTTGAGGCGCTGTCCATGCGAAGGCTCGCCGCCGAGCTCGGCATCGGCGCGATGTCGGTGTACCGGCATGTCGCTGGCAAGGACGAGCTGGTCGAGCTGATGGCCGACGTGACATTCGCGTCGCGGCCGATGCCCGAACCCGGCCCCGAGGGCTGGCGCGCCAAACTCGAACTCTGCGCACGCGAGCAGTGGGAACTGTGCACGCGGCATCGCTGGTTGCCGAGGGTCATCTCGCTGACCAGGCCGCTGTTGATGCCCAACGCCATGGCGCACACGGAATGGGCACTGCGGGCCATCGAAGGTCTCGGCCTCAGTGACGAGACGAGACTGCGCGAGGTGCTCAGCCTCACCGCGCTCGTGACCAGCCTCGCGCTCGTCGAATCGGCGGAATCCGAGGCGCATCAGGAAAGCGGGAAGTCGTTCGACCGCTGGTGGCTTGAGCGGGAATCCAGGACGGACGTGTTGTTCGAGGGCGGGCGGTTTCCCGCTCTCGCCGCCGTTTCCGGTGAGGTCGTCGCCGACGTGGCCGGGGTGTTCGAGTACGCGCTCGCGCGACACCTCGACGGTTTCGCGCTGCTGGTCGAGCGGCACGCGAAGCAGAACTTCGCTCGGTAA
- a CDS encoding MarR family winged helix-turn-helix transcriptional regulator, with amino-acid sequence MPESGEQRLYFLLQRAAHQLRVDADRRCLAEVGITTAQLGALFAIEANPGTTQQRLAHTLGQRESAITTLVGRLTTAGLVSKSAHPEQHRAVVLELTKKGAKALTDVRPEMEDFNANLRATLGSDFDRVTTALGKIADTYGR; translated from the coding sequence ATGCCCGAATCCGGCGAACAGCGGCTGTACTTCCTGCTACAACGAGCAGCCCACCAGCTCAGGGTCGATGCCGACCGTCGCTGTCTCGCCGAGGTGGGCATCACCACGGCCCAACTCGGCGCCTTGTTCGCGATCGAGGCGAATCCCGGCACTACCCAGCAACGGCTCGCGCACACGCTCGGCCAGCGGGAATCAGCCATCACCACCCTCGTGGGCAGACTCACCACGGCCGGTCTCGTGAGCAAGAGCGCCCATCCCGAGCAACACCGCGCCGTCGTACTCGAACTCACGAAGAAGGGCGCGAAGGCGCTCACGGATGTCCGGCCGGAGATGGAGGACTTCAACGCGAACCTCCGCGCGACACTCGGCTCCGACTTCGACCGCGTGACCACCGCGCTCGGCAAGATTGCCGACACTTACGGTCGCTGA
- a CDS encoding CoA-binding protein has product MNDVNDDTDLPERVLRDSATIAVVGLSRDPAKAAHAVPSAMQAAGFRVIPVHPSADVLLGERVYRSLRDIPEPVDVVEVFRPADEAPGIAADAVRIGARALWLQQGIVSGQARTIAEEGGLSYVEDRCMAVVRAIAQIHK; this is encoded by the coding sequence ATGAACGACGTGAACGACGACACCGACCTCCCCGAGCGGGTTCTTCGCGATTCGGCGACCATCGCGGTCGTGGGGCTGAGCCGCGACCCGGCGAAGGCCGCGCACGCGGTGCCGTCGGCGATGCAGGCCGCCGGGTTCAGGGTCATTCCCGTGCACCCCAGCGCGGATGTACTGCTCGGCGAACGCGTGTACCGGTCGTTGCGCGACATTCCGGAGCCCGTCGATGTCGTCGAGGTGTTCCGGCCGGCCGACGAGGCGCCAGGTATCGCGGCCGACGCGGTGCGAATCGGTGCTCGCGCGCTCTGGTTGCAGCAGGGCATCGTCTCCGGGCAAGCGCGAACCATCGCGGAGGAAGGCGGGCTGAGCTACGTCGAGGACAGGTGCATGGCCGTCGTCAGGGCGATAGCGCAGATCCACAAGTAG